One Desulforhopalus sp. DNA segment encodes these proteins:
- a CDS encoding uracil-xanthine permease family protein: protein MSKKKLATDYCFRLSDSLLGAQMLFVAFGALVLVPILTGLDPNVALFTAGLGTLVFQVITKGKVPVFLASSFAFIAPIIYGVQAWGIPATMCGLAAAGVVYLIISLLISIFGSDVLQKILPPIVTGPVIMVIGLVLAPVAVHMAMGRTGDGSAWLVPEKTAMIIAGVSLVTTVLASLLGRGWLRLIPILCGIIAGYATSWVLDISGFTASAQTAFVAGDLQGLKNLTAPALISMQPVAEKAWLAMPAFTFPEWRWEAVLFIVPVAIAPAIEHVGDILAVSSITGKDYVKDPGIHKTMLGDGIATSIASLLGGPPNTTYSEVSGAVALTKAFNPAIMTWAALCAIMLSFIGKIGALLATIPAPVMGGIMILLFGMITVVGINTLVRAGKDLTTPRNLIIVAVVLVCGIGGMKFSAGSFAIEKIGLAGILGLLLNLILPKERA from the coding sequence ATGTCTAAAAAGAAGCTTGCCACTGATTACTGCTTTCGACTCAGTGACAGCCTGCTGGGGGCCCAGATGCTCTTCGTGGCCTTCGGCGCCCTGGTACTGGTTCCGATCCTGACCGGGCTCGATCCGAATGTCGCCCTGTTTACGGCAGGTCTTGGAACCCTGGTTTTCCAGGTAATCACCAAGGGAAAGGTGCCGGTTTTCCTGGCTTCCTCCTTTGCCTTTATCGCACCGATCATTTACGGTGTCCAGGCCTGGGGCATTCCGGCCACGATGTGCGGTCTGGCTGCAGCCGGTGTCGTTTATTTGATAATTAGTCTTCTCATCAGTATCTTTGGCTCGGATGTGCTGCAGAAAATTCTGCCGCCGATTGTTACCGGACCAGTGATTATGGTTATCGGTCTGGTGTTGGCGCCGGTGGCCGTCCATATGGCCATGGGTCGGACCGGAGATGGTTCCGCATGGCTGGTGCCGGAAAAAACCGCCATGATCATTGCCGGCGTATCGCTTGTCACCACCGTGTTGGCCTCGCTGCTTGGACGCGGCTGGCTGAGGCTCATCCCGATTCTCTGCGGTATTATCGCCGGGTATGCCACCTCATGGGTGCTCGACATAAGCGGATTCACCGCCTCGGCGCAAACTGCTTTCGTCGCCGGTGATCTCCAGGGTCTGAAGAACTTGACCGCTCCGGCGCTCATCTCCATGCAGCCGGTGGCGGAAAAGGCATGGCTGGCCATGCCTGCTTTTACTTTTCCCGAGTGGCGCTGGGAGGCAGTGCTTTTTATCGTGCCGGTGGCAATCGCCCCGGCGATTGAGCATGTCGGCGATATCCTGGCGGTGTCGTCAATTACCGGTAAGGATTATGTGAAGGATCCCGGTATCCACAAAACCATGCTCGGTGACGGCATTGCCACATCGATCGCCTCGCTGCTCGGAGGTCCGCCGAACACTACCTATTCAGAGGTAAGCGGCGCGGTGGCGCTGACTAAGGCCTTCAACCCGGCGATCATGACCTGGGCGGCGCTGTGTGCCATCATGCTCTCCTTTATCGGCAAGATCGGTGCTCTTTTGGCCACCATTCCAGCACCGGTAATGGGCGGCATCATGATCCTTCTTTTTGGTATGATCACCGTTGTCGGTATCAACACCCTGGTGCGGGCCGGTAAGGATCTCACTACGCCCCGCAATCTCATCATTGTCGCGGTAGTTCTGGTTTGCGGGATTGGCGGCATGAAGTTTTCCGCCGGCAGTTTTGCCATTGAAAAAATTGGTCTTGCCGGCATTCTCGGCTTGCTTCTCAACCTGATCCTGCCCAAGGAAAGAGCATAG
- the upp gene encoding uracil phosphoribosyltransferase, with protein sequence MAVHVADHPLIKHKLGLMRQHDISTKDFRDLASEVARLLTYEATKGMETQKKTIQGWAGPVEVEEIKGKKITIVPILRAGLGMMNGVIDMIPSAKVSVVGYYRNEETLMPVEYYVKTALNIEERTALILDPMLATGGTLLATIETLKKAGCKTIKGLFLVAAPEGIAKITAAHPDVDIYVAAIDERLNEVGYIIPGLGDAGDKIFGTK encoded by the coding sequence ATGGCCGTTCATGTTGCCGATCATCCGCTGATTAAGCATAAGCTGGGCCTTATGCGTCAGCATGATATTTCCACCAAAGACTTTCGCGATCTGGCATCAGAAGTTGCCAGGCTCCTGACCTACGAAGCAACCAAGGGCATGGAGACCCAGAAAAAGACCATCCAGGGCTGGGCCGGACCGGTTGAGGTGGAGGAGATCAAGGGCAAAAAGATCACCATCGTGCCCATTCTCCGCGCCGGACTTGGCATGATGAACGGTGTCATTGATATGATTCCTTCCGCCAAGGTCAGCGTTGTCGGCTATTACCGCAATGAGGAAACCCTCATGCCTGTTGAATATTACGTGAAAACAGCCTTGAATATCGAAGAGCGCACCGCCCTCATTCTTGATCCGATGCTGGCAACCGGCGGCACCCTCCTGGCCACCATCGAAACCCTGAAGAAAGCCGGCTGCAAGACCATCAAGGGACTGTTCCTGGTGGCCGCCCCTGAAGGCATTGCCAAGATCACCGCCGCCCACCCTGATGTCGACATCTATGTGGCGGCAATCGATGAGCGATTGAACGAAGTAGGGTACATAATACCCGGGCTGGGCGATGCCGGAGATAAGATTTTCGGCACCAAGTAG